AAAGCACTGATATTGATACAAGTTATATAATCTGTTTCATACCCTGGTTGACTGCGTTGTTCATATATTCCATCAGAGCTTGACGATACTCTGGGTATTCATTGAGAGCCATTTCAATGTTGGAAAGAATAAACCCTAGAGGTTCCCCTACATCATAGCGTTTTCCTTCAAATTCATAAGCATACACCTTTTGTTCAGTCATTAAGGAAACAATCGCATCCGTTAACTGAAATTCTCCACCGCTTCCTGTCCCTATTTTTTGAAGGTGCTTAAAGATTTCTGCTGTTAATACATAACGTCCCATGATTGCTAAAGGAGAAGGAGGGTTCTTTTTTAGGTTTTTCAACACATGTCTGTAGTTGATAAAGCTTTCCTTCTCTACTCACAGGATCAATGATCCCATACCTACTTGTTTCTTGTAACGGTACTCTTTTTATACCAATGACAGAAGAGCCTTTTTTCTCATGTTGTTCCATCAACTGCTTAATAGCTGGCTTTTTTCCTCTGACAATGTCGTCTCCCAATAAAACAGCAAAAGGCTCATCTCCAATAAAACTTTTTGCACAAAGAATAGCATCTCCTAATCCTTTCGGTTCTTTTTGTCTAACGTAATGAATGTTGGCTAATGTTGATATAGACTTCACTTCTTGTAACAAACGATCTTTCCCTCTATTACTTAATGTACGTTCTAATTCACCTGCTCGATCAAAATGATCTTCAATGGCTCGTTTATCTTTTCCCGTTACAATAATAATATCTTCTATTCCAGCTTGAGAAGCTTCTTCCACAATATATTGTATTGTGGGTTTATTAACAATTGGTAGCATTTCCTTTGGTGTTGCTTTTGTGGCTGGTAAGAATCGAGTTCCTAGTCCTGCTGCTGGTATAATCGCTTTTTTAATTTTCATGTCAATCCCTCCGTTTTAATTGGTAAATACCCATAGCTTACTTAAAAAAAAGTTAAGAACGACACCTAAGATGGTTGCTATTCCCTTACTTACAATAATTGAAAAGGTTGATAATGCGGTCATACACAACATGGTGAAAGCTAAAACAAGGATATTCACTGTGACAAACTTAAGAAAAGTAGCTTTTGATTTTGATGATGTTTGAAAGGTAACCCTTGAATTCCAAAAATAACTATTTGCAACTCCTGCCCCATAAGCAACCGGTTGAGAAATCAAGTAATGAAGATTTAATAGATCATACATCATCCAAAACGTGATAAAATCTACTATTGTATTAGATATACCTACGATAGAAAAAAGTAGAAACTGTTGATATCTTTCCAAATTAGCACTGATAAGGGCGAGGACTCGCTTACATAATAAGCGAATCACGTTTTATTTCCTTTCTTTTGTTTCGCTCACTTTCAATAATATACAAAGGGCGATCTCTAGCTTCGTCGTAAATTCTACCGATGTATTGTCCAATGATTCCTAAAATCATGAGAATGACCCCAAAGAAGAAAAGATTAATTGAAACAATCGATGCCCAGCCACTAATAGTCGAGTCAGTAAATAGTTTAATCATTAAAACATACACCAAGTAGATAAAACTAAAACCAGAAGTCATAAAACCTAAATAAATGGCAAGTTGTAATGGTTTATCCGAAAACGAAGTAATGGCATCTAAAGATAATTTCATCATCTTTTTAAGCGGGTATTTTGTTTCTCCTGCGAAACGTGGCTCACGTTCATATTCTAATGCACACTGTTTAAAGCCTACCCAGCTAACCAATCCTCTAACAAAGCGATTTTTTTCTTTGATAGAGGAAAGTGCGTTACACACTTTCCTATCAATTAACCGGAAATCTCCTGTGTCTAAAGGAATATCTACGCTTGTTAATGAGCGAAGTGTTCGATAAAATATTGAAGCTGTCGCTTTTTTGAAAAACGTTTCTCCTTTTCTTTCCTTTCTCTTTGCATATACGACTTCGTATCCTTCTTCCCATTTATCAATCATTTGTTTAATAATTTCAGGTGGATCTTGCAAGTCTGCATCAATCACCACAATTGCGTCTCCTTTGGCTGAATCCATACCAGCTGTAATGGCAATTTGGTGACCAAAATTCCTTGAAAAATTGAGTACCCTTACATGATCATCACGTCTGTATATAGCATCAAGCTTTTCTAACGTTTTATCTTTACTACCATCATTTACAAAGATTAATTCATATCTGTATCCAGATTGATTCATGACATTTTTCAATCTCATGTAACACTCTTCAATGACTTCTTCTTCGTTAAACATCGGTACAATGATAGAAACCATTTTTCTCATCATTTTCACTCCTAATTTAATTTATATAAATCGGAAGATCCACCCATTTTCCCAGGACCTTGTTGTCTACTTTTTTCCATT
This portion of the Bacillus carboniphilus genome encodes:
- a CDS encoding glycosyltransferase family 2 protein, with amino-acid sequence MRKMVSIIVPMFNEEEVIEECYMRLKNVMNQSGYRYELIFVNDGSKDKTLEKLDAIYRRDDHVRVLNFSRNFGHQIAITAGMDSAKGDAIVVIDADLQDPPEIIKQMIDKWEEGYEVVYAKRKERKGETFFKKATASIFYRTLRSLTSVDIPLDTGDFRLIDRKVCNALSSIKEKNRFVRGLVSWVGFKQCALEYEREPRFAGETKYPLKKMMKLSLDAITSFSDKPLQLAIYLGFMTSGFSFIYLVYVLMIKLFTDSTISGWASIVSINLFFFGVILMILGIIGQYIGRIYDEARDRPLYIIESERNKRKEIKRDSLIM
- a CDS encoding GtrA family protein, with protein sequence MIRLLCKRVLALISANLERYQQFLLFSIVGISNTIVDFITFWMMYDLLNLHYLISQPVAYGAGVANSYFWNSRVTFQTSSKSKATFLKFVTVNILVLAFTMLCMTALSTFSIIVSKGIATILGVVLNFFLSKLWVFTN